The DNA window aattgttatttccctaatacaattttttttctactgtacagcatggtgatccagttacacatacatgtatacattcttttttctcccattatcatgctccatcatagtgactagacatagttttcagtgttacagagcaggatctcattgctaatccattccaaaagcaatagtttgcatctattaaccccaggctcccaatccatcctactccctccccctcccccttgtcaaccacaagtctattctccaagtccatgactatcttttctatggaaaggttcatttgtgctgtatattagagtccagatataagtgatatcatatggtatttatctttctctttctgacttacttcactcagtaagagagtctctagttccatctgtgttactacaaacggcattattttgttctttttttatgactaagtagtattccattgagtgcatgtgtgtgtgtgtgtgcgtgtgtgtgtatgtatatatcacatcttcctaatccaattatctgtcaatggacgtttaagttgtttccatatcttggctattgtgaatagtgcaggtgcatgtgtctttttcaaggaaagttttgtccagatatatgtccaagagtggggttgctgggtcatatggtagttctatgtatagatttctaaggtacctctatactattctccatagtagttgtaccagcttacattcccaccaacagtgcaggagagttcccttttctccacaccccctccagcatttgttatttgtggacttactaaggatggccattctgactggtgtgaggtggtatctcatgatagttttgatttgaatttctctaataatcagggatgttgagttctaaatgcctgaaagacttaaatataagacaagataccatcaaactcctggaagagaacagaggcaaaacactctctgacatcaaccttacaaatgttttcttaggtcagtctcccaaagcaatagaaataaaaacaaaaataaaccaatgggacctaatcaaactgacaagattttgcacagcaaaggaaaccaaaaagaaaaaaaaaaaagacaacttacagagtgggagaaagtagtttcaaatgatgcaactgacaagggattaatctctaaaatatacaagcaacttagacaactcaacagcaaaaaagccaacaacccaatggaaaaatgggcaaaagacctgaatagacatttctccatggaagatatacagatggccaataagcacatgaaaaaatgctcaacatccctgattagtaCATAAATTTCTATATAATTAATGCACCAAGTTCTGTTGACAAGGATACTTTTATCTGGAGAATCTAAAACTACAAGGCATCActagaatgaaataatacatattgtATGTACACTTTTCAGGTTTCTTTGTTTATCACTGATTCTGTCTTCTCATTGCCCCAGAGCACTTTGTGATTCTCTACCTTGATGAAGAATAGCACAGAGGTGACACAGTTCATTCTCCTAGGACTAACTGATGACCCAGAACTGCAGGTTCCCCTCTTTACAACCTTCATTCTCGTCTACCTCATCACTCtgattgggaatttggggattATTATGTTGATTCTACTGGACTCTcatctccacacccccatgtactttttcctcagcAACTTGTCTCTGGTGGATATTTGTTACTCTTCAGCTGTCACTCCCATAGTCATGGCTGGGTTCATTCCAGGAGACAAGGTCATTTCCTACAGTGCATGTGCTGCTCAGATGTTCTTTTTTGCAGCCTTTGCCACTGTAGAAAATTACCTTTTGGCCTcaatggcctatgaccgctatgtggcagTGTGCAAACCCTTACACTATACCACCACCATGACAacgggtgtgtgtgtctgtctggcCACAGGCTCCTATGTCTGTGGTTTCCTTAATGCCTCCATCCATATTGGAGACACTTTCACTCTCTCTTTCTGTAGGTCCAACATGGTCCATCACTTTTTCTGTGATGTTCCAGCAGTCATGGTTCTCTCTTGCTCTGATAGACATGTGAGTGAACTGGTTCTTGTTTATGTAGTGAGCTTCAACATCTTTTTTGCTCTCCTGATTATCTTGATTTCCTACCTGCTCATATTTATCACCATCCTGAAGATGCCCTCTTCTGCAGGATACCAGAAGGCTTTATCCACCTGTGCCTCCCATTTCACTGCTGTCTCCATCTTCTATGGAACGATTATCTTCATGTACTTACAGCCCAGCTCCAGTCATTCCATGGACACAGACAAAATTGCCTCTGTGTTCTATGCTATGAtcatccccatgctgaaccctgtGGTCTACAGTTTGAGGAACAAGGAGGTCAAGAGTGCCTTTATGAAGGTAGTTTTGGAGGCAAAATTGTCTTTAGGATTATGATTTCAACATTGTACAATGCAGTAACCTAGTTTCATTAAGGCAACAGTAAAATTAAGTTCCTGAAGTGATAGCCTTACCAATAAAAACTTGCTAGTTcggaaaaaaggaaacacaatgtCTAGAAATATAATTCCTAAGCAAGAATGGCTAAAATGTTTTTTGGGCCTGCCAGTCTAAAACTTTATTAAGGGTATTGGTTTATGACATATTCTGCATGctttttttcctcaatgaaaatacatataaaatagggGCACAAGTGAGACCATATACAAAGCACATGTGCCTCAAGAGAATACTTAAGTCAGAATGAGCAATTAGACAGAATTAAATAGAATGTTGCTAGGttttaataaagatgaaaatatttaaattatattctagAATATGAATTTatgtctaatatttttatttctttagttgaATGCTATTCTAAGAGCCCTAATTTGGGAAGAAAAGTGATATACCATTAAATGAATGTATGTGCTTTTGGGGAGCACATTTTATtgagagataaataaaacatcttaaatgaattaatatttctgTCTTGACTGAGTCCTTTTAGAATTTTCCAAGGATAACATAGCCAGAGTATAAGAAATATGGAGGAAGagaatagtatttaaaaatccaAGATTTTGATGCTGAATGTGCTTGCTGGTATTGGAGTTTCACTTCCAGGTTCTCTTATCCAGAGTTAGCAAGTATATATCTGGGTAGTCTGTATATTCATCATTATAATTCTCTCTCTGCCTATCTATTATGTCTATATTAAGCTAAACATGAGTGCACACTTATGTTTCTGACTCTAATCTATTTCATCCCATTTTCCCTTCCTTATCTGTAACTGCCATCTCTGACGGTGAGAAACTTGGCTTTCAACAACTCCCATTCCTTAATTTATTTGTGTGATTCCAGTTTACAAATAAAGCAATTAGAAAAGTGTTCATCTATATTCCCCATGAGAAACAACTTTAGTAAccaaaatacagtatttttatggttttttcttcatttatagcCTTGCAGTTACCTATCAACACAATATTCTCCAAAATTACTTAGGTCAGCTCATTTTTTCCTTATCTCCCATCAGTGAGGTTAAGTCATCTGTAGtgcaattaatttatttttaatagtctgTGTTCACTCCTGAGATTCTCCTGTGCTCCTGGGTGATTCTTTCTAATTTGTATATATTACGTTTCATCCTTtggaattcccctcatggctcattgtaaacgaatctgactagtatccatgaggatgcaggttcaatccctggccttgctcagtgggttaagtatctggcatttccatgagctatggtgtaggtcgcagacgtgacttggatctcccgttgctgtggctgtggtataggtcggcagttacaactccgattcgacacctagcctgggaacctccaaatgctgcagatacggccctaaaaagacaaaaaaaaaaaaaaaaaaaaaaaaaaattcattctttgctATGTACAGTtcggtgttttttgtttgtttgtttttctctttttagggccatatcgatggcatatgaacgttcccaggctaggggtcgaattggaactacagctgctggcctatgccagagcccagcCATAGCAATAGCCATGGAaacctgagccgcatctttgatctgcagcacagctcatagcaatgctggctccttatcccactgagcatggccaaggatagaacccgcatcctcatggaatactagtcaggtccgttaCCGCCGAACTACAAGAGGAACTCTGGTTCTATGGgttttaacaaacatttgtttAAGTGATCATCAGCTTAGCACCATGAAGAATTCTTGAATTATCTTAAAATTtccctttccatctgttttataAACAACCACCCTTGGAAATCATAGAGCTCTTTCCCATACTTATGTTATACCAATGGGATCACATAATATAGAGCCTTTAGGTTGTGCGTCTGTCACTTTACAATACACTTTAGATTCATCCATATTATTTCATGAATCAATAGTGTTCATTTTATCATTGAACATTCTTCTAATATAATGATATACTACAGTGTGTTTAATCATTCACTCTTTGAAGTACATCTGATTGCTTTCAGCTTGTCAATTCTTAATcgcaataaaactttaaaaatttgcatAAAGATTTATGGGAAAACATGTGACTTCAGtttacatttaacattttgttccttttttctgccTTAAACTCATAATCATTGCAGCaaaatttgttgaaaataatatatcttcTCCATTGACTTTCCTTTGCATCTTTCACaaaaaaaacaattgattttATACCTGTGGGTCATTTCTGTATCATataatctgttccattgattaATGGGTCTATCTTTCCCCTAAGGCCACACTGTCTTGTATACTATGTCATGAAGTCATGAAGTGAGGATAATTTTAGGCTCCTACTTCATCcttctttttcataattattttgtcTGCTTACTAGTGTTGCaattccataaaatttaaaatcgcCATGTCAAGATTTACCCTAAAAAGCCTTATTTGGGTTTCACTTTTGATAAAATATAATCTGCAAAGCAGTCAACTTTAAGTCTCCTAATTCATGAATATGTGTATCtttataaccatttaaaaaaattcattcatcAGTATTCtatgtttttcagaaattttagaaCCAATATCTTACatatattcaaagagataaatgaaatatttgaaaaagtaataaaggaaatcagaggaataaaatctcaaaaatagAGActatttatagagacagaaattatAAACTGTACCTGATAGAAAATCTGGAGCAATAatcaagaagagaagaggtagacaatggaaaataatagctcatactaaaaaaccaatgggtcaatgaggaaatcaagaaggaaattaaaaactaccttgaaacaaatgataatgaagacacaacctctcaaaatctatgggatgctgcgaaagcagtgctcagagggaaatttatagcaatccaggcctttctcaaaatagaagaaagatcccaaattgacaacttaaccctccacctaaacgaattagaaaaagaagaacaaaaaagtcctaaagtcagcagaaggaaggaaattataaagatcaaagaagaaatcaataaaatagagactcaaaaaacaatagagaaaattaataaaatcaagagctggttctttgaaaaggtgaacaaaattgacaaacccctggccagactcactaaaaagaggagagaaagaacccaaataaccaaaattataaatgaaaaaggagaaatcacaatggatacagcagaaatacaaaaaaccataagagaatactatgaacaactgtatggcaacaagtttgacaatctggaagaaatggacaattttctagaatcttacagcttgccaaatctgaatcaagcagaaacagaccaacttaacagaccgatcactagaaatgaaattgaagaggtcataaaatcactccctacaaataaaagtccaggaccagatggcttcacaggtgaattttatcaaacatataaagaggaattggtgcccatcctccttaaactctttcaaaaggttgaagaagaaggaatactcccaaagacattctatgaggccaccatcaccctcattccaaaaccagacagagataccaccaaaaaagaaaactatcggccaatatcattgatgaatatagatgcaaaaattctcaacaaaatcttagccaaccgaatccaacaacatatcaaaaaaattatacaccatgaccaggttgggttcatcccaggttcacaaggatggttcaacatacgcaaatcaatcagcatcatacaccacattaacaaaaaaaaggtcaaaaatcatatgatcatctcaatagacgcagaaaaagcatttgacaaagttcaacatccattcatgatcaagaccctcgccaaagtgggtatagagggaacattcctgaatataatcaaagccatttatgataaacccacagcaaatataatcctcaatggggaaaaactgaaagccttctcactcaaatctggaacaagacagggatgcccactctcaccactgctcttcaacatcgttttggaagtcttagccacagcaattagacaaacgaaagaaataaaaggcatccatagaggaagagaagagatcaaactgtcactgtatgcagatgatatgatactatacctaaaaaaccctaaggactcaaccccaaaactccttgaactgattaataaattcagcaaagtggcaggatataagattaacattcagaagtcagttgcatttctgtataccagcaatgaaacattagaaaagaaatacaaaaataggataccttttaaaattgcacctcacaaaatcaaatacctcggaatacacctgaccaaagaggtaaacgacctatatgccgagaactataaaactttaatcaaagaaatcaaagaagatgta is part of the Sus scrofa isolate TJ Tabasco breed Duroc chromosome 2, Sscrofa11.1, whole genome shotgun sequence genome and encodes:
- the LOC100519009 gene encoding olfactory receptor 5B3-like, whose amino-acid sequence is MKNSTEVTQFILLGLTDDPELQVPLFTTFILVYLITLIGNLGIIMLILLDSHLHTPMYFFLSNLSLVDICYSSAVTPIVMAGFIPGDKVISYSACAAQMFFFAAFATVENYLLASMAYDRYVAVCKPLHYTTTMTTGVCVCLATGSYVCGFLNASIHIGDTFTLSFCRSNMVHHFFCDVPAVMVLSCSDRHVSELVLVYVVSFNIFFALLIILISYLLIFITILKMPSSAGYQKALSTCASHFTAVSIFYGTIIFMYLQPSSSHSMDTDKIASVFYAMIIPMLNPVVYSLRNKEVKSAFMKVVLEAKLSLGL